The DNA window GGACTACTACTTGAACGAAATATCAGCAATCATGTGAGTATTTTTCGAAAGTATTGCATCCCATCTAAGTAATCGAGTGATGTATCTAATCGCAGCTAAGCCGCTTGTAATTTTCGAAGTTGGTTGGCTAGCAGTATGAAGCGAGGCTAGTTAGCCGGAGCTAGCACACCCCTTTGTATGCTCTTTATTCACTTCCTATCAGCTATAAAGTAGTGTGATTAACCACcttaattttgtgtttttattgtataaatTACATACAGAGGTAGTTTTATATTAGCGACACAAGGTGTACGTTGTGTTGTAAGCACAGATGCTAACGGACGCATTTTTACTAGCTTTCCATGTTGTCGTACTGTGCTTTGCATAGATTCGAGTGCTCGAACGATTACGAATTATATATCCgttgtaaaagaatgttttatttattgacacCTTTTTGCCGTTTTTGTCTTTGAAGGAGTCTCTTAACTAAACCCAAGTCCGAAATGACTCCTGAGGAGCTCCAGAAACGTGAAGAGGAGGAATTCAACACGGGCCCTCTGTCTGTGCTCACTCAGTCGGTCAAGAACAACACACAAGTCCTCATTAACTGCCGGAACAATAAGAAGCTCCTTGGGAGAGTCAAGGCTTTTGACAGGTACCCCAAAAATGAATTTGGGATGATCAGctttaagttgtgtttttttccccagataTAAGACATGTatggtggttgttgttgttccagGCACTGTAACATGGTTTTGGAGAATGTGAAGGAGATGTGGACGGAGGTTCCCAAGAGTGGCAAAGGAAAGAAGAAGTCCAAGCCTGTGAATAAGGATCGCTACATCTCCAAAATGTTTCTTAGGGGGGATTCGGTCATTGTTGTGCTGAGAAATCCTCTCATCACAGGAAAATGAACTGTTCAGTAGATCAAGCTGCAGGGTCtgtcgtttttgttttgtttttttatatattttgattttgttgtttgatttgTCAGTACCCCAAGCAAACTGCTTTGATTTGCCTACAGATAGCttctgtatttttcattttaataaaaaaaacattgattcaTAGATCCAATTGTGTCACTTTACATGCAGCCAAGAGTACTCCTCTTTACCCCGCTGTCACCATTCTCCTCCCCTGGCGGCATCTTATGTTCGGCTTGATCTCAGGTCGCCAACTGTCAATACGCGACAAACTGCCGTTTGAAGACTAGCTGCATTATTTATGAAAGCAGATGTGCTGACTGTCACTTCACACCCTTCAGTGTTCTCCAATGCCGGCCCCTTGGTTCGTTTAATGGTTGAACAGCAAAGCTTGTCTTCCTGTGACCAAACATTCTTTTGTATTACATTATACCCTCAATAGCTGCGACAGGCGCACTTCATTGTGTGCATATAACAACCAATGTAGAGCCAAAGTAAGAACTGTATAAAGATACAATGTGCTTTGATTGtctagtaatagtagtaatgatATGCGGCACAGTCGCATTGATTCTCTTTTATTGTCACAAAAGTACTAATGTAGTCTTCAAAAAGTCTTCACAAATTTTGAGGTTGTAATCTATCTTTGAGCAGGAATGGTTTATTTAGTAGGTAAGCGATAAGAGCAAAGGGGGAAGTGTGATTATGATAGCAATCAAGTCAGGCATCAGTGAAGCAATGTGACACCCCACAGGGACAGTGATGGTTGCTGTAACCATATCCGCTACTGGTTGTTTCCAAGCAGAACCATAGCCGGGGTGTTGGGGCCAGAAGGAAGAAGAGGTGAGGATGTGTAAACATACAAACACTCACAGGAAAGTGAATATTTgtgataaataatacataaatgcttTCATGTTTGAGCTGTGATACTCGAGATGGAGACGAGGTCATATTGCAGCTTTTAAAACACTTTGGAGCTGTAAATCTACACAAAAATGTCTGAACAAGATGAGTGGTGTTATTTTGGGGTCTAAAAGTCAATTTCTCTGCTAAGCaagccagagcttttcttcttttcgcttgcaaacacacaaaaaatgtctcaaagtttattacatttttttatactttgttTCAATTTGATAATTTTTGGTTTGTTACAGCTTCACGGTGGCCAAGTCATGAGATtgggaagacttgggttcgGAGTTtgcattctccccgtgcatgcgtgggttttctcccacattccaaagacatgactccaaattgtccataggtatgaatgtgagtgtgaatggttgtttgtctatatgtgccctgtgattggctggccaccagtccagggtgtaccttgcctcgcacccgaagtcagctggggcaggctccagcatacccgtgaccctactGAGTATTAAACGCTTTGTTACAGGTCAGTGAAGTACACAGATGCTCATCATTCTGTATCCTTGACTGCATTGTCAAGTCAGTCCTGAATATTTATGTGATTATGACATCTAGCGGCATATGGTGGTATTACACACTTGACTTGCCCTGGCTGGATTAGTTTAAAATCAATTGTTTGTGTTGGATAATACATGTAGAAATGGGGTTGGTGTAATATAGCTCAGTTTCTAACATTGGGAGCATAAACGTGCCCTACACAGAGCTTTCCTTAATGCAGTGCAAGCATTTAATTGGGCATTTTAGTCCTCTGTGAACATGAACTATGGGAACCGAGTCGCAGCTGGGAACCCCCCATTCCCCatttatttgtttggattttttttccactaaaaGCTGTTTTGCACAGAAGTTCATTGTAGCctgctttgttttttaatgtttatacaTGTTCAAGTCATgttttacatacacacacactgtcaaagcagagtgttaTAGCACCACCCTgtggaatatttacaatgaatCCAGATCAGACTTAGGTTATAGGTTATAATAAAAGGTTATAATCAGTATTTCAGAATAATTCAAACTCATATCGCCGGGATATCTACATTCATTCCTCACAGTGATTATTTCCAAGATAAAACGAATGAAGGCCAAGCTGGCTTCTCAaaacttaataaatataaaaatgagccaAATGAGCCAGTTTTTTGAACGGCTCTTTGAAAGGAACGGCTCACCAAGATCCGGCTCCCCTCAAAGAACCAGAAATCCCATCTCTACAACTAActctaaatgcagttttctcagtcacttcctgtccgtcacccctTTTCCTTCCCCAACGCCGGAACATCtctctccatggcaacacatgCATGAACACCTCCGAGGGTCATTACAGTAGCATACAGTTATATTCTGCCCACACTAATTCCTTATTTCATACGATTCTTAGGAACTAATGCATTGAATGGAATGATTGTCTATGCTACTGTATGTGCttcaacatgttagcatttcccCCAACCTACATACTCTGTTGGCCAATTCCATACCTCCTGTCACTCAGCCAACTGTGAAGGAAAATGGCCCATTGACGTCATACTGTGGAAATAAAGTTGTGGTAAAGACACAAACCTTATAATTACGCCATGACCTTCTTGCAATATTTTGAGGGTTACCATACTCTTCTGGGAAGCCAACCAACCGTTTTTGTAACTTAAGACAACACGTTCCAGCATATGTTCCCCACATATGATATGTCTGCTACTGTCTGCAAAAGTGCGTACTCTGTGATGGGGAGGAAATTGGACATAGCCTTTAGCTAAAGGAGTTGCATGACTCCAAAATGGCACACTTAACAGTTGGTCATAGCAATGTGTGTGCTGTGAGATTGTGGACGTTAAGCATGCAGTGGTAATGCATTCCTTTCTCATCCTCCTAACATGCACTTGTGTACCCATTAGAGAGAAGGAATGCTTTTAGAGGGTTCTGCATCACAACCAAGTTCCTTTCACTGTGAGCACAACTAAATAACATTACTTCTGTTGGTGAGCCTTGGGATCAGACACACTTTTTAAGTAATCTTATTTTAATAATCAAGTTCTATGCTATTTCTAAGGACTTACTACAAAAACGGGAGTCAAAGattgtctgctgtttttaaagtctTACTTGAagaacgctagtcaaagatcctttacataTGACAGAACACCATGCTCTTTTTAAGAACAAAGCTTTGAACACTTTGAGCTACATTATATGTAATTTCTACACCAGGCCATGAGCCGAGGAAAGCACAATTCAACCAAAATCATGAAAACAGGGACTGAAAATATGATTTCTGGACATTTCCAAGTATGCTAATACTCAAAATACCTTGTGTGTTGGGAGAAGTTTGttgttttggattaaagttaaaaGGAACATACAATAAGAGTGAAGATGCTGCCATTCGCAATATTATTTTTGGTGTATCTTAATTGAAATTGGAACACCAAAATGATGTTTTGGTGTTAAACTATGGTTGTTTGATACACTTCTACCCAACGGGGATGCACTCAGGTTTTGTGTCATGTATTAAAACTAATTTATTCTTGAAATTAGTTCTGTGTGCCATTATcgtatacatgcaaaacaaatcTGACACAGGCCTGACTTTTCCCCTTAGGATGTGTtttgatgactttttatttagcttttcCATTTTTTGGAGTGAGAAGGTCCATTTTGTAACTGCCTGAGGGCCCCGCCTGTCTTTGAaggtaattatttattatttaattgcaTTTCACTTTGTTGTTTGCTAAATTTGTGTATGAggttttgaattatttattcattgtaaGTCATAAGAAGGGTTCTTTATGTGTTATACATAGTTTTTAAGGTAACAGAACGTAAAAACGCTAAATCCTACCCAGGACTCCAAACGGTTGAGAGAGGGTTTCCCAAAGTGAGGCACATGGCCATTAAAGAACCCTGAAGTGGGTTTTTACTGcattgtcagattttttttaaagataaaaaaaatagtaatgtaACAAATGATGATACTATAACACTAAAACACAGATTATTACCTATGACCCAAAGTTTTATCTATattcatatacatttttatacatacatatacatttttcaattgaATTTACGCAACAATTGGGTTTCTTCAATCACAAAAGGAAGTATGCTTTTTCCGAGGCGCTGTGAACACATCAAAGGACCTCACAGACCTCTTTGAGGCTGACGGGGCTGGGTCACACTCCAGTGAGTAGTTCACAGACTCAACGAGCGGTCTGGGAGGGAAACACGTCTGGCGAAAGAGGTCAGAATCCAGAAACGTAGCCAGGGGTGaactttcatttatttattttttgcctttCGACAGTATTTACGCGTATTTCTTGCCGGCAGGAACCGACTGTGAGCTGGTGATTGGACTTGACAAGCCCGCTCCGCTACTGTATCCACTCCCCCTCTTCCCTCCCCCTCTTCAGCCCCACACAACCAGGAAATCGTCGAGGTGTGCTCGGTTTATCCCGCTAGTAGCTACCCCGTCTGCGGGTGTAGATGCGACTCTCCTCCGTTGAATATCCTCGTGTTTTGAGGGGTTTTTGGCTTGTTCGAGTTTAATCAGCAGGGGCTTCCGCTTTGAAGTGAGCCCAAAGTTGCCCGCCAGGAGAGGAGTTTTACTCCGGCCGAACAATGAGGTTAGTAACAGCGACTCAAATCCCGTCATGTTCATTGTGTTTCTTGTTTGGGGCCATTAGTTTGAACAAAGGCGCAGGGTTACCATTCGACATGTTTTTAAACAGCGCCTTTGTCAACGTTAAAAAGACCTCAACACCAACAACTCTTGCTTTCATAGTGTGCTTTTTAAGCTGTTTTTGGTGACCTTTGCGAGTGAAAATCAGGAAGCGTGTAACCGTCATGACAGCCCGGTCTACCTGTTCAATCTTTGCAAAGCTATTCCCAAGTAGTTGAACAGGTCAGATCGACGTTGTGTGCCTTTCAAACATCCCCGTGTTGACTCTCAAGCGACGTTGTTTGAAAATATGTCACTGTAACTATTTTACCTCGTTGTGGTCAGCAGAAATGTAGTGGAATCTAACATTTACGTAGTCTTTCCTAAGCCTGCAGGATCAGCGATTGCCCCAAAATACACACAGTTAGTCTTCTGTGTGAATGCATGCATTTCATTACCACACATAAAACAATGCATCATCTACTAgtatttctctctctttctctctgtctctctctctcccacagCAGCAGAATTGCTCAGTGTCCTCAAATTCCACATCCTGTCACAGCCTGTGTGCACTTGGAAATTACATGCTTTGAAAACCACCACTCCTCACTTAAGCGCCCCCACCTCAGCACTGATATGATTCTTGTTCCTCGGTTGTAAAGCAATGAGTAGCTTGCTCCATTTCATCACTTGTGATGTTTAGCAAGCTTActgtggaaatgtttttttttaattgtgggccacaagcctgtgcAGTGCAATGCAGGGTTGGTAACCTGCATGactagtttttttatttttatctcgcCACTGCACTGTAACAATGCATCTTGGCTTACGCACACGATTGGTCcgttgtttatttgttattggACATATTTCTTCTTTAACACTGATAACAGAGTTGCATAAGAAGGCAGCTCGGAACTACACTCAGATAACAGATGTGAATGCAACTATTTATACTGGTTTTTATGTTTCTGGTCTATGTTTCTGGTCTCTGGCATGGAGGTGTCATGCACTCTCAGGTACCACTTCATGATGCAGAAACTACTCAACAAAATTCCTTTAAACTTTctgcacggggggggggcaatggcttaggaaagacaaaaaacaattttacaatCTTTGTAAATAGTTTTCAGGTTTGGACTGTATCGCTTTGATGAAAAGTTAATTAAATGGTTAATTTTATTAAGGTCACACTGGGGATTAAAGTAAAATTGTGAtgaaaaattaagaataaagttgtgttATCACAAGAAAAGTGTAATgttacacaaaatatttttgcaaatgtGCGTTAAGGAAAATAAAGTACATATTCCATCTCATTAACAGGCACGTCAATATTCCCACGTTACATAAACAGTCTTTGTAGAGACTTGGCATCTGTTAATTGTTTAATGTTATTAAATGTGTTCAAAACACAAACCCAACACAGAAATGcgttcctctctctctcccatttGTGAAACAGGCTAACGTGCCACTTGACAAGATTCTCAACAGTCTTCAGCTTAGCACGTCTTTACATTTTTGGTCATAGGAAATACTACTTCATTATCAGGATATTTACTGTGTGGCGCTACTACTATGCTTATACAAATCAAAATGGATGCTTTCATCACGAATTATGACATGCAAGCCTGTTTTTTGGAGAAGGTTTTGTCCAAACTGTTTTTCTTCTGTTCTTGGTAAAGATCGGATGATCTGCATCTGTATGGTTTATTTGTAGCGAGGGGTACTCGTCAATTTGAGATAGGCCTCTGCCTATCAACAAGGCAGCGTCAGCCAGAAAACCGCCCTGGCCTTGATATGTTGTCACTCTTCTCTCCCAAGAGATAgtttagcataaaaatgtgtgtggtAGTCTCCCTGAAATACTCCCCTCGGTCAACCATAACATAGTCAAAGTCCCTTGAATCTCCCTTTTGCTTTGTCTCATCAATCTCCAGGAATACAGGAATACATTAAAGTACAACCAAAGTTAATTTGCAACATTTTGCTATTCATAGTACAAATAGAAAAGGCGGGTGACTGCTGGTACGCAACTGGAAGCCTTTTATGTTGGCATCAAAGAAAAATCAAAGAGCAAGTTCTACACAAACCCCAAACAAGTTTTCACAGGAAATTTGGATTCAACTACAAATTGAATGACTTTGCTCAATGTTTCCACGCTAGCGGTAAAAGTAGTCAGACACATGTGTACACCATGATGATCATGCACCATAAATCTAGTTCCCATGACTGTAAAGAAGAGATAAGAACTGTTTTTTCAGTCAGCACGCAACACTATATAACCCGGCCTACTTCAAGTTTTGGGGCTGCAGCTGTATGACATTATGGTGGACTACTGTGTCTCATGTTGGGTAAAGGAATCATTTAATGCTCTTTGATTGGGTTTGCTTTGCCTCATCGGTAGGGTTGCCTGGTTTGGTTTTGTCCTGGGCTGCTACTATGTTGATGTAAATCTGTACAGCAATCTGGCATAGTGGACTTTAGACTCTTGACTTGGTGCCAAAGCACCGCTGCCAATTTTATTTACTATGTGACAGTTCTGCCCCCGCTTCCTTGCTGGAAAACAAGAAGCAGCAGAGTAATAATAGCATCTCTGATGATCCTGTACCGGCCACCTTAACTATGACCTCACAGTTGGTTGCACGCCACTTCAGTTTTTTCACGCCATGAGCGGCCCATCTTGCTTTCTCTCGAGACCGGCCTTCTCTTGTTGTGGTGGTACCTTGCTGAGGCGAGGACTGGAATGCGGCTTCATGTTCTTTGTCATTCGTCCCTGTGGAATGTCAATGTTGACCCACAACTATAGCCGGCAGGTCAAAAGTGCAACCGTTTCTCTTCAAATGAGCTCATGTCTCAGCGGCGTGTTTGAAACTTTTCAGCTGCCTTTTTCGTTACAATTCTTGCCGtttccacactttttttttagatattgtcattgcacacacagcagtgaaattgccaacgaaatgttgttgcctttCTTTATCGCTGCATGCCATAAATATAAAGTCATGGACAGAGGTTACGCTAGGCCTTCATAGTGGCCAAATTTGGCAGCTCTTAGCCGGTCATTAAAAACAACCATCTATTTTCTGTGACCGTGCAAACTATTCAAGTAGATGACAATTGTCATGTAGTACTCCTTGCTGTTTCACCAGAACTGTGCCAAACCACCTAGCAACAGAggagattggctggcgaccagtgcagggtataccccgcttctcgcccaaagtcagctctAAGTAGGCTctatgaccctaatgaggataagcggcatagaaaatggatgcatggatgtttTATGGTTGACTAATGACTATGGGCTATTATTGAAACACTTTGAAAAACAATGAATGTACATCAGTGGTGCACGTTATTGTCAGATAACTGCGAACTATGACTGACAATATGTCACCAAAAAGCAAtatttgactgatttttttggTCAATGTTTTGTCCCTCCATGTTATTCAGCAGAGTGCCTATATATTCTGACTCATGTTAACCCTATGTTCAGTGGCACAGGAAGTAGATCCACGTTGTGTATGTGTCAGCGTTCGTGTTAGCGAGGTGATTCCAGCCTACACTCATGACTCATGGACtggatttctaaaaaaaatgttgttatgTCTGCGGCTTGATAGCTCGGGTTTGCATCTCAGTGAGTTCTCTGTGCTTTGTTTAAAAGCCGGAAGCAATGCCAGACTGTGCCCCCAGCCCCCCTTTGTATTAACATTCTTAACTCGGTGTTGTATTGATCAACCTTAAAAGCAGGACAAATAGCCGCCTTGGTCTATTTTCTGTctcagctttttttgttttgcttggtAGGCAGCTCCTATCTTGATCTTTACAGTGTTGTTGTCATAACCTTGATGAAAAACCTCCTACCCTAATGTCCCAAAAGCCGGGAGCTGTTATTGAGGGAATTTATCAACGTTATTGTGCATGCCCATTTAAAACTCCACAAGATGTAACCCGTTGCTATTGCTTCAACGGCAGTGTGTTCATGCCACAGTGTTGTGTAACATCTTTAACAGCAGCTTCTGGTGTGTTGTTCCATGCTTGTCTCCACTTGCTGTAGCCTCACTTGCACTGTCagatttttcttgtgaaatgtGATATCTAAAGGCTCCTAGCAAAGGGTTCTTCTTTATAATGCATCAGAAATATTTTCCACTGCATCGTTACACCGCAAAAACGCATATTTCCTCAGAATGGTGTGACAAAACTCCCCCGTTTACAGAACTGGAAATTTCAGTCTTGAGCAAAATAGCTGCACTGTGCTGTATTAAGCAATACGATAATAAGTTAATTGTGGGAATTCACATGGATTCAAAGCAGTGGCCTTATGTCATGCTTTGTGAGTAGGTACATGTTGTTCTTCGAACTATGGTGCAAAAGTGTGTCTAATGTACCCACACAGCTTAGTGAGTCTTGTCATTGTCGCACTGTGAATTTgtcccccaccacacacacacacacagactttcCTGAAACAGTGTACCCCTCTAGGTCCTCCCACCTCCTATGCTCATAAATAGGCCATTATACAGACCTGCCTCTTGGATTAGACGCTTTGCCGCAACATACAAAACCTTCTGTTGTCCCATTTTCCTTGGTGGTggctgctgtttttctttctttaatggCTGCTCTTGGGTATTATGTTTGAAACTCATTTTTCCACATGTAAATGACATATGTGGCGTTGTCTGTGTGTTGTGCTCAAAGACACATGCTTGCATACGTGTAAAACAGGTCATAATTATTAAGACAAATGCCAGTTATGCACAAAGTCTGGCCAGGGCTCCTGCAGAGACGTTTTGCTTGATGGAGGTTATGGTTTTCATCCGGATGTGCTCATATTTTGCCCAGCCGTGCTTTGTTACCTTTTGTGAAGAGCTAAAGACTCTTAAGTTGCAGTGGGTGTTTTCTAGAGAGCATTGACCCATGCGAGAAATGACAGCATCAAATTTTGGGGTTTTAGTAACCACCAAGTACTAATAAATAGTAAATGAAAGTACCATCGAGGCTATGTTCAGTCCCTTGTTTTTCGCAGTTAATTGAGCTGACACTTCAACATCAATAACTCTTGCTGAACAAAGGTATGATGTGGCTCTTTGCAGTAATAAAATGTGACCCTTGATCACGCAACTGTGTTGCACGTGTGTGAACAATGCGTTTTTACAGCTAAGATGAGCTGCGTTCAAAAATGAAGGTGCTTCTCGTATTTTTTCACCCGACATTGTAAAATGTTCCTTACATTTAAAAGCCttaaaacataataacatatatTGAGTATATAACGATGACAAAAATATCTTATTAGTTAAATTTTTTGAAAGTACAATGTTACACTGTAGTTGTTCATATAAGAGTATAATTGATTTTGGAAATAATAAGAAAACCATGGAATTCCTagata is part of the Doryrhamphus excisus isolate RoL2022-K1 chromosome 8, RoL_Dexc_1.0, whole genome shotgun sequence genome and encodes:
- the snrpd2 gene encoding small nuclear ribonucleoprotein Sm D2, with the translated sequence MSLLTKPKSEMTPEELQKREEEEFNTGPLSVLTQSVKNNTQVLINCRNNKKLLGRVKAFDRHCNMVLENVKEMWTEVPKSGKGKKKSKPVNKDRYISKMFLRGDSVIVVLRNPLITGK